Proteins encoded together in one Mercenaria mercenaria strain notata unplaced genomic scaffold, MADL_Memer_1 contig_1078, whole genome shotgun sequence window:
- the LOC128551425 gene encoding uncharacterized protein K02A2.6-like produces the protein MNCLEQKDLSFDVTRKLYQRNCKSNSRTKQMLRVKYWFPDNGTVEDTISSCYQCQITTVERKQEPVKPSEIPKTAMHALSAVLGGPHPDGHCNLVVTDKRTRYFFVEQTTSTTSRVTCDKLGTIFAIHGIPERLEIDNGSPFNSADIKHFLKKKASDTRVVPEHPRANGEAESFTKTAPNRTEERVRREQQGQDRITKNKEVEVIQEENEN, from the exons ATGAACTGTCTCGAGCAAAAGGACTTATCTTTCGATGTAACCAGAAAGTTATACCAGAGAAACTGCAAAAGCAATTCAAGGACGAAACAGATGCTACGGGTAAAATACTGGTTCCCAGACAACGGTACGGTTGAAGATACTATATCAAGTTGCTACCAGTGCCAGATCACCACTGTTGAACGTAAACAGGAGCCAGTGAAACCATCTGAGATACCTAAAACAGCTATGCATGCACTATCGGCTGTTTTAGGAGGACCACATCCAGATGGTCACTGCAACCTTGTAGTGACAGATAAAAGAACCAGATACTTTTTCGTTGAACAGACAACATCGACAACCAGCCGGGTTACTTGTGACAAATTGGGAACCATTTTTGCAATACATGGAATACCAGAGAGATTGGAAATTGATAATGGATCCCCTTTTAATTCTGcagatattaaacattttctgaaaaaaaaggctTCCGACACCAGAGTAGTGCCAGAACATCCCAGAGCAAATGGGGAAGCAGAAAGTTTTACAAAG ACTGCTCCAAACAGAACAGAAGAGAGAGTACGCAGAGAACAACAGGGACAGGACAGAATTACGAAAAACAAAGAAGTGGAAGTGATCCAAGAGGAAAACGAAAATTAA